The Octopus bimaculoides isolate UCB-OBI-ISO-001 chromosome 17, ASM119413v2, whole genome shotgun sequence genome includes the window GCTATACGGAAGGTATAATACTAAGTTTACTTCCACTATCTTACAAAACTGTCTAAAAGGAGTCTACTCTCAGCTCATTCTCTACTTTAAGGTCAACCTGGATCAACAGTTGATGATAAAATCTATCCAATAtgggacctttttttttttttttcaaccgaGAAGGCACGGATTTTGATGAATCTAGAATAGCTGGATGAAGTAACCCCCGAAAGTTGGTTCATGCACTGGACACATCTAGTGATAAGAAAAAACAtgcagcagtgtgtgtgtgtgcgtgcgtgcgtgtgcgtgcgtgtgtgcgcgcgcgcgcatgaaaTTCTCTGCTAATACTAGTAAATCTACCAGTACTAGATACCACAGGATAATCTAATGACAAGTTTCTCACAGATTGCTTAGTACTTTAAGAGAACTTACATAACTTTGATATGGTCTCTTCCATAACTTTAGTATTGATTCTtcccttttgctttttttttctccagttcCTCCATGATATCGACTCAGATCTGTTCCAGGCATCACTCACTGAAGAAGACCTACTCCGCAAGATAAAACATTCCAAGTGTGGTAAGCAACTTGATTTGGTTATTTCTTCAGCTTCCTCTGAAGTTCAAGCATTTGAAATTAGTATGTTACTGTTCTGTTGGTCATGTTAGGATTCAAGCTACCATAATTTCTATGTTACTGCTATGTTGGTGAAAGCATATGACCTGGTGGTTAAGGTGTCAACCTCATGATCACAAGGTCATGGTTTCCATTCTTGGACTGAGTTGTgcaatgtgtccttgagcaaagcactccaTGCTGCTCCAGTGTGCTTGACtgaaaaatgagtaccagcttaGTGCTGGTGCAGCCTTCTCTACTTCCATCTGTCACATCCTGAATGTTCTGCTGAATTAAGGGTGGGTGGGCAAAGAGGCTGCTCAGGactacacaggcacctaaaacaatttgcAAAACCATGATACATGCTCCTGAGTTGGTATCAGTCTGGTGACCAATGACTTTGGTTTTTATCACTGTATTGGTCATCTGATGACTCAAGTTGTcgtatttgtatattattgtgATGGCTCAAGTTGTTTTAGATTGTTTGTTACTGTTGTGTTGGTCGTTTGATTACCCAAGGTATTTTACTTTGTGTTACTGCTAAGTTCCCTTTTTTGTTGTGACACACCTCTGTTCGTCGAGCCCCTAATACCTCAGTCTTTCTATATTCATAAAGGTCCTTCCAAGATAGCAAATGGGACAGCAGGCACTGACTTTTCCCAAAGACTTGAAGAAGTTCGAAAGTTGAAACAAGAACTTGGTAAGTgtcttaaaataaacaaacaaaagtatcaaaacaaaaatgcacTCACCTTGATTACCTGGTAATTTTGATCTCTAGTAATTCTTTAATCTGCCCCAACAGGCCTTTGGGGTGATCAACATCTAAAGTTTAGGGCTGACCAAGTCTTTATGTTAGCATTTAGTTAATGGTATGACGGCAATACCTAATCTGAGAGATAGGTTCCAGTGAGTCATGCAGACAACTGGTATAAGATTTTTGCTGCAGTTTATGAGTTCAAGACTTGTTATGAATTATTATACTGTACCATAAATAATATTGGGTTAGGTGttgacatggctatgtggttaggaagcttgcttctggGCACCTTGATCAACTGTCTTTCATAGCTCTAGGCTAacaaaagttttgtgagtggatttggttgacagaaactaaatgaagaccattgtatatgtgtatgtgtctccttatcttgacatagCATGTTAATTGTagatgagtgtcactgtcatataagcagtgtcattcattttccaatatattctgCAAAAGCATATCTGGctttggagaaatattactttgtttggaaacatatgagggttggcaacagggaaGGCATTCACCTTGGTAAActtcatctgactcatgcaagcatgttaaaacaatgaagatgataatatttcaacaaGTAGAGTACAAACAACTGAGAACGCTTCAGTCTGCTAAGCTGAGCAAAACTTTACCTCTTCCATTTTGTTTGTGGTCGGTGCGTAAAATAGGAAGTGATGTAAAGTGTAAGATGTGAAATTGTTAAAACTCTTCTCAGTTCTCCTTCATAGATGCTGACATGAAAAACAGGGGAGGACGATAGggaatcaaaaagaaagaaaaaatgcaatgtCATTTTAGTTAatgttgcaaaatatattttcattaaaatatgtttctAGAATTTAATTTAGTTGAAGACaacgaaaataattttttagtaaagatgcaatttgtaattattttatcgtttcAGAAAAACGAAAACAGGTTTCTTCATTGCGAAGAAATCTAGGTTATCCACTTGTCATTCTGATATTGCTAGCCCTGACAGTAAGTAACATCTTGACATTTTGTtgaatttgatattattattattgtcatacaCCGTGATTACGTTTTAGTTTGTCTCCTTTCTCAGatatgagagagtgagatagCTAGAAGATAATTAGTCCTTGGAATACCccatatatttcatttaaggGGTTGGaaacctttactttttttttttttgaaggctAAAACCAACACCGGCAGTAACttccatttgaaaaaaaaacaaaagaaaaaaaaactgaaaataagcaagggaggtaactccaaTAAGATTGACTAAATTTTTTCATAATACAAACATGGTAGTTGGTGTGAATCTGGTTTTCGAAGTTAGCTGATAAAAGCAATGGATATACTGAACTTTATAGACTTTGTCAGTTAATGATATTCtgtacatggctgtgtggctaagaagttcgtttcccgactatgtggtttcaattccactgcatgtcgtcatgggcaaatgtcttctgacTGAAACCTGTGAATCTCTCTCTCCTGTATATGTTGATTCCTATGTACTTGTGTGGTTCTGTGAATGTTAGTAATTCTGAATCTTCCTTCTGTTGCAGGCTATCTGTGTCCTAATGGTGTCTCACAATATGTTTCAACTGCTGATTGGTATAAAAGCTTTACCCTTTGGGACCAAAGTAAGTAGCAACCATCTCTTGTTTAACACTGATTTCTTTCTAATTATAGACAAGTAATGTCCATATCTTTTCTCAACAGCTatctaaatgaagtgaaatatctTCAACTGTGAATGGAAGATGATTTACTTTGCTAACCAGGAGCTTAGTTTTCTGCAGTATTTGGTCATTTTTATTAACCTATTTGTATCATGATTTCCTTTTGTTATGTGATTGACCTTTGCATTCTAATGCTAGCATGAACAAGCCTAATGTTTGTGTATTGGACTATAGCTATAACACAGACATAGTATATATTATGCAACATTagattattgttgatgttgctgagcTTCAGTTTAGCTCTGATTTACAGCCCTAGAACCAAAGTGGTTCCAgtaataactctctctctttttttagcTCTCAGACTAGTCTAACTAGGACTAATTTGGCTAAGGTGCCTTTTTTGTTATGAGGAAAATGTAGCTATcctttctagcaagttgaacaacTGTATAGTCTTCCCTCTTGGCTTGGAGACTACTTAGAGGGCTCCTCCTCGGCTTGAGGGCCCAGTACTGTTCTCCATCTTGCATCTTCAGATAAATGTAAATGCTGTTGGGTATGTGCATAGCATGCAACAGCCATTGGTGTGTGCATTACATGCTACAATTCTTGGATGTGCATTTGCAATCAGTGGTGTTGAATATATGCATTGTTGGGATATAATCCTGTCTTGTATAGAACTGTTTAAATTCCTAATATTACTAGGTTTACACTAACAGACCATGGCTTCTCAGCATCCTAACCTGTCATAACTTTGTGGATCCCTACATTTTTTATGGTAGGGAGCATTGCAGTGTGTTTGTTCTCTTACAAattctttgttgttctttttttactttcagaAACTTGCTCTCGGCATAACCTCCTTGTCTGCTCTTGGACCTGTTGGGGCTGTTTTGGAAATCATCCTTATCCTGTATCCTTTAAAAATATGATCTGGtgttcagtttgtgtgtgtgtgtgtgtgtgtgtgaactggtGGTCTTAGTCCTTATGTGTGTCCACATCACTTGTTTGACTATATTGcagtgtatattgtatgtatttatttgtttacatttgtatgtaggtgctttacatgtgtgtgttttgtgtttgtgcgttttgtgtgtgtgtgtgtgtgtatatagataggaatatctgaaattaaatccaacatttcttttttacatataaaggtgcagacatggctgtgtggtatgaagtttgcttcctgaccacatggttttgggttcatgtatgttcatgtgtgcatgcttTTTATATAATATCTAATGCACCAGCTATATTACAACTGCTTTGATCTATATGTTATATTCAGACCTTAACTTTTTCGCCCCTCAGTTACTTAATGTGTGCTTCCCTGGTGGGTTTCTACAGTCTTCCTGTGTTTTGTCACCTCACTCCTCGAATTGATGACACCACAATGATTCTCATCATAGCCAACTGTATTGTCATCCTTGTACTCAGCTCTGCCTTGCCTGTATTACTAAAGACATTAGGTAACTAAGAAacacttttttgttttcattctaccTATCTCTAAATGCTGTTGTTTAATTTTCAGGCCAGCTATGATGAAACGTACCCCTTCAGCCTTACCCAAAATCTACAGTCATAACCTACTCTTCTCTACCTTCCTATCCAATGCACATTTATCATCCATCACCAACTCCTCAACCCTTGttcttctttatatttgctcCTTAGCATAATTCAAAACTCAAACTTTCCATTGTAGTActgtaaatccttgagtatagtctgcccttgagtataatatgcaggggatttttaggggactgtatctctgaaaaacctaaaccttgtgtataatacgcaccccttctctaacttgagtcaaggaggtctatataacgtccttggtttgtaaacgtatatacggtaacatcctttattattattgtatatataacataatgcaaacgtgtagcttttttgtgcactttgtttgcagaaaataaagaaataacagtaataacatcagtgaaaaataaatatcaagtaaattgcctttacatatttatcacttaggaaattttgcttagaaaatatttttcatttttaacctcgtgtATAGTacacactagaaattttgacctttaaattttggggaaaaaagtgcggattatactcgaggatttacggtagtTGAGATATCAGCCATGTCTATGACCATGAACTATCACTAATTTCGTAGTTTCATTGAACAGAAGTATAGCATTGATGGAAGCAGTCACAAGTCTCTCTGCTCTTAAGTGGCTGCATTCCTCTGTTTTGTCTGAAAAGTAGCGTCTTTGTTATCTTTGAAGGATGATTACATGAGTAAGTATTTGCCACGGTATGTACTTATCAGTAGTGTTAGATAGATACTGCTACTAAACAAGTAGTTATGTTCTAAATGACAGTGTTAGGTTTAAGCTTTTGGTTTGTTATTTGTGGTGATATTTTCTGAAGCCATGTTTCTAAGTAAATTCACAACCGTTTAACCATTTTCctgttgtattttttaaattctttctagGCATCACAAACTTTGATCTTCTCGGCAACTTTGGCAGCATGGAATGGCTGGGCAACTTCTACATCATCCTCACCTACAACATTGTGTTCGCTGTAGCAACAGCGCTATGCCTTGTCAACAAATTCACCGCAACCATACGTCAAGAGATCTACGTCCGCCTGAAGATGGTGTTCAAGCGAGAGAGACGCTCTTATTCCTCACAACAGATATTGAATGGTTCTCTGATGGGGAAAGAAGATTAGTGAAGTTCATTCCCTTCTTCTCTGTACCCATGGAAATAGGGAAGTGGGGGCGAGGGTGGGGTGGTGGTtctactttatcttttatttaattttttttttcccccattttatTAAGAAAGTTcatgaagaaaaacagaaatcccAAACTGAAATATGGACAGGAGTGAATCCTTTCTGCTGATAACCTCATTATTCTTCATTTCTCTGATATTCCCTGTCTAATCATTTTTATGGCAACCATCTAAcagttttttgtatatatttttattgttatttttttatgagaatttttgtaatatttgctGCCTAAATGATGTAATTTAAGAAACAaagtttgtctatatatgtgtgtatgtctgtctatctcctatctttctctctctctctctctatatatatatatatcatcattgtgtttatatatgtgtatatatatatatatatgcatatgcatatatatgtatatatatatatatatatgcatatgcatatatatgtatatatatatatgcatatgcatatatatgtatatatatatatgcatatgcatatatatgtatatatatatatgcatatgcatatatatgtatatgtatatatatatatgcatatgcatatatatgtatatgtatatatatNNNNNNNNNNatgcatatgcatatatatgtatatgtatatatatatatatgcatatgcatatatatgtatatgtatatatatatatgcatatgcatgtatatgtatatgtatatatatatatgcatatgcatatatatgtatatatatatatatgtatatatatatatatgcatatgcatatatatgtatgtacatatatcctcacacatatgtatatatatgtgtgtgtgtgtgtatatgtgcgtgcatgtgtgtatgtatatatatttatgtaatgtatatatattatgtatgtgtatatatatatatatatatatatatatatatgtcacagtgGGTTTAACTAGTTTCCTATGTTTTAAGCATCAGAAAAACTATAATAGCGTTAGATACAGTGATTAAGAAACAGGGAGTTCAGTCAATGCATATTTTGGGCCGAGAAAGTAAAGGAGACAATTCGAAATCTCTTTGTATTATTAAGCTTGGTCAGCAGAGATATTGTTTCTGcaatatattagtgtgtatataagtatctttgagtgtgtgtgtggtatgcttttggagaaagaaagagagaggtgaaatGACTGCTTGTGATGCATTTCATTGTGTCTTTGGGATAGGAAGATGTGATTTTAATTTCCTCATATTCATCTGCTTTCTGGTGGTGGTGAGATTTGCCATCACTTTTTCTAGGAAAAAGTGTTTGTCTAAGATAATAGAAAGATTCATCTCGTTATTTTTCCAATTAATGTGGTTTAAATCCAGAGCTGAGTTCTGTCAAATTgtggaaatatttattgtaagtgtgtgtgtgtgtgtgtctcttgttgttgttgtttagccctggtcAGCTCTAactcagcagacctatgatcaaaggcattccagccatgaccatccctcTCTTCTCTCAGGTATATCATATCTAGGATTAtatttttaagatagtaaggtgtaatgtgagggagatttggtttctattttatcttttcaagCAACCACGTAGAGGTTATCACTTTGGGTTATGTattgcctgtgtgtttgtgcttggaAAATGTAATTCTTAGCACCTTGACTCAAGATGACTGGAATAGATGagagatatttttgtatttggaaaTAATTCTTCTATATTTTAACATTGACAGCGCTGAAGCTTTTGGTCTAAAATATTGGTCTAATCNNNNNNNNNNNNNNNNNNNNNNNNNNNNNNNNNNNNNNNNNNNNNNNNNNNNNNNNNNNNNNNNNNNNNNNNNNNNNNNNNNNNNNNNNNNNNNNNNNNNNNNNNNNNNNNNNNNNNNNNNNNNNNNNNNNNNNNNNNNNNNNNNNNNNNNNNNNNNNNNNNNNNNNNNNNNNNNNNNNNNNNNNNNNNNNNNNNNNNCCAccattcaccctctctctctttccaagaGCAGACATCCCCTCATGTTCTCTAACCCACTCTTGATATTGTTACCTCTCCACCCATCCAATACTACAtactg containing:
- the LOC106882103 gene encoding limb region 1 protein homolog isoform X2; the protein is MIGDDNELDVREQVFHNAIREHVIFLLLSVLLILLSYVGIQLIRKKPDTDECYTGDEDLYVYKISLLLCTLTLAISFGAVLLLPISIVSNEVLLLYPDSYYVKWLNSSLIHELWNLIFFLSNLALFMLMPFSYFFTESEGFSGSRRGIMGRVYETAVVLIILGILVFGIAWVASALIDGDKSSRQTLFDVWYIYLPYLYSCISFLGVLALLLCTPVGFARMFTVMGQLVVKPQFLHDIDSDLFQASLTEEDLLRKIKHSKCGPSKIANGTAGTDFSQRLEEVRKLKQELEKRKQVSSLRRNLGYPLVILILLALTAICVLMVSHNMFQLLIGIKALPFGTKKLALGITSLSALGPVGAVLEIILILYLMCASLVGFYSLPVFCHLTPRIDDTTMILIIANCIVILVLSSALPVLLKTLGITNFDLLGNFGSMEWLGNFYIILTYNIVFAVATALCLVNKFTATIRQEIYVRLKMVFKRERRSYSSQQILNGSLMGKED
- the LOC106882103 gene encoding limb region 1 protein homolog isoform X1, yielding MIGDDNELDVREQVFHNAIREHVIFLLLSVLLILLSYVGIQLIRKKPDTDECYTGDEDLYVYKISLLLCTLTLAISFGAVLLLPISIVSNEVLLLYPDSYYVKWLNSSLIHELWNLIFFLSNLALFMLMPFSYFFTESEGFSGSRRGIMGRVYETAVVLIILGILVFGIAWVASALIDGDKSSRQTLFELRKPSYVWYIYLPYLYSCISFLGVLALLLCTPVGFARMFTVMGQLVVKPQFLHDIDSDLFQASLTEEDLLRKIKHSKCGPSKIANGTAGTDFSQRLEEVRKLKQELEKRKQVSSLRRNLGYPLVILILLALTAICVLMVSHNMFQLLIGIKALPFGTKKLALGITSLSALGPVGAVLEIILILYLMCASLVGFYSLPVFCHLTPRIDDTTMILIIANCIVILVLSSALPVLLKTLGITNFDLLGNFGSMEWLGNFYIILTYNIVFAVATALCLVNKFTATIRQEIYVRLKMVFKRERRSYSSQQILNGSLMGKED